Below is a window of Streptomyces sp. NBC_01429 DNA.
GGCGCGGCTGGCGGCGGAACGCGCCACCGACGAGGACGTCGTCCGGCTGGAGGACCATCTGCGCCGGATGCGGAACGCGGGGACGGACGCCGCGTCGTTCATCGACGCGGACATCGCCTTCCATCTGGAGACGGCGACCATCGCCGGCAACTCGGTGCTCAGCGACATCCTGCACAGCATCAGGGCGCTGTTGCAGGTGTGGATGGAACGGGTCAGCGATCTGGAGGGGACGGTGAGCGGCACCCTGTGCGAGCACGACGCCGTCCTGACCGCCATCCGCGACCGCGACCCCGACGCGGCCAACGAGGCCATGGCCGAGCACATGCGCATGGCCAACGCGCGGCTGCGGGAGTCCATCGGCGCCGACGACCGGCCGAACGGCTGACCGACCGACCCGCCGACCCGCCGACCTCCGACCTGCCGGCCTCCTGACCTCCCGGTTCACCGGCCGTCCGTCGAACACGACCCGCGCCGCCCCGTACGGTCACGGGGCGGCGCGGGTCGTGCGGCGGTCGGGCCGGGGCGCGGTGGCCCGTGACCGTACCGGGCAGGGGCCCGGCTACCAGTCGCGGGCGTCCTGCGAGCCCTGGTGGCGTCCCGGCCCCGTGAGCGGCGCCGGCGGGGGCCGGTGGTCCGTGGCCGCGTCATAGGCCGGCGGCCACACCGGGCGGGCCGGCGCGTCCTTCCGTACCGACTTCGCCTCCGGCCGGTCCCACTCCCCCTCACCGAGGACCAGCAGCGGGTCGAACATCACCACCACACCCGCCAGCACCAGGAAGACCACCGGGCCGAGCAGCATCGGGAACATGATCGACGAGGCCGAACCGCCGCCCGCCGAGACCCGGGTGAGGCCCTGGAGATGCACGCTGATCGCGGCCATCCCCGTGTAGTGCATGCCGGTCACCGCGATACCCATCACCATGCTCGCCCCGAGGCTCGGGAGGAAACCGTGGATCGACACGGCCGCCCAGAGCGCGGCGGTCGCGGCGACGACGGCGATCACCACGGAGAGCACCACGATCGCGGTGTCGTACTCCATCCGTCCGTGCAGACGCATTCCCGCCATACCGATGTAATGCATGGCCGCCACCCCGAGACCGGTGATGGTGCCCGCGCTGATCAGCGCCCCCCGGGACGCGCCCCGGTACCCCACGATGAAGACCCCGACGCCGACCACGACGATCGCCACCGCGAGGCTGGCGAGGGTCGTCGGCACGTCGTACCCGATCGACACCTCCTCCACCTGGAATCCGATCATGGCGATGAAGTGCATCGTCCAGATGCCCGAGCCGATGGACGTCGCGCCGAGCGCCAGCCATCCGGGTTTCCAGGAGCGCTCGGTACGCAGCGACCTGGTGGTGCAGCGAAGCCCCAGGGCCGAGCCCAGGCAGGCCATGAGATAGGCCGCCACAGGAGTGACGGCTCCGTAATTGAATCCATCGATGGTGCCCTGCATGAGCGGTGCGCCCTCCACCCCGTGTCAGAAATGTGCAGAAGCCGTGTGTTTATGGTGGCGACACTATGGCCATAACCCGCCTTCACAAACACCGGTCCGATCACTTGTTGATAAAGGTGCTCCACGTGGCGTGACCGAATGGGGCGAATCTCCACTGATGCCCCGACTTCTCCCGGTCGTCATTCCGGCCAGCCGCCGACCGCGGCTCCGCCGCCCGAAGGGGGGCCCTGGTTCAGGGAGTTCGACGTCCCTACCCTGTTGCCGGTGCCCCACCAGGCACGGATACATCGCAGGCCGCATGCTTCCCCCTGAGCACGAGGAGATTCGATGTCACACCGCCCCCGCCGCTTCCTGACCGGTTCACTCACCGCCGCGTCACTGATCGCGGGACTGCTCCTCCTGCCCGCGCAGGGCGCGGCGGCCAATGAACCCCTCCCCGAAGGCCCGGCCACCCTCCAGGACTTCGCCGCCGCGTCCGTACCCCAGTGGAACTTCGCCCGCGCCAACAACAACGACCCCTGCTGGCCCGAGTCCGCCTTCGGCGCCGACGGCGCTCCGGCCGCCGGCGGCAGCGTGCAGAACTGGCCGAACAGCGACGGCGGTTGCGCTCCGCACGGAGCGCCGTTCCCCACGTACTACACCGTCCAGAAGTGCTCCGCCGACGAGATACGCGTCGTCTTCACCATCTACCAGGCCACCAGCGGCTTCCAGCCGTCGGGACACCGGCACGACTTCGAGCACGTCGAGGTGGTCTGGCGCAAGAACGGCACCGACTGGACCAGGGACCGGCTGCTGCTGAGCGCGCACGGCGGCCACCGCGTCGTGTCGTGGGCGGACGCGGAGAGCTGGAACCGCGACCGGGGACACGCGGCCAAGGGGCTGGAGCACCCCCGGATCTTCGTGGGGTTCGGAAGCCACTCGATGTACAACAACCAGGGCGGCCGCAAGGACGTGATCTCCGCCTACACCGATGAGTACCGGCACGCCGACTACCCGTCCTGGGCCGACCAGGGCGGCGGCCTGGTGGAGGTCGCCAAGGACAGCGCGCTCCAGCAGAAGTTCGACGCGAACGCCGCCGCCTGGGGCAGCGCGGACAGCAACCCCGGCAAGATGGCCCGGGATTCCTGCTCCCACTGACGGCCCGCTCGTGCGGGCCGGCCGGACTGACGGCCGCGCGGAACCGCCGGACCCCCGCGCGACGTTGCCTGAGCAGCGTCGCGCGGGCGGCGCTGGTCCGCGACGGTACGGAGGGACGGACGGTGCCGATGACCGAGATGACGGCCGGGGGCAATCTGGCCCTGCCGGACGGAGAGCTGTCGATACGGGTGCCGGGTCCTTTCGACCTGTCCGTGCTCGTCACCGGCGACAGCGGAAGGGTCGCCGGTGACGGCGACTTCGTCTTCTACAACCAGCCTTCGGCCCCCGGGGCCAGGCTGGAGGCGGACGGTGTCCGGGTGGACCCGCGGCGGCTGCGGGCCGGGGCGAGCCGGATCACCGTGGTGATCAGCCCGGCCGACCCGGGTACGGCGCTCGGCCTGCTGCCCGTCCCCACCCTCACCGTCACCGGGCCGGGCCCGGGGACCGTCGCGCGGTTCACTCCCCCGCGCCCGGCGCACGAGACGGTGCTGCTGCTGGCGGAGATATACCGGCGCGGCGGCGGCTGGAAGCTGCGGGCGCTGGGGCAGGGATACGCGGACGGACTGGCCGGACTCGCGCGTGACTTCGGCGTGGACGTGGCGGAGGAGGTCGCCGGGCCGCCACCGGCGGGGCCGGTACGGTCGGGACCGGCGCCGGCCGGGCCCGCGCCGTCGCGCCCCGCCCCTTCACGGCCCGTTCCGCCGGGTCCCGGGTCCCGGTCGGGTTCCGGTTCCGCGCACGGCGGCCCGCCGGCCGGTACGGAAGCGGAGTTCGCCGGGCTCGTCCGGGCCGAGCGGCAGCGGGCGGGCGTGGCGCCGGTGGCCATGGACGCGCGGCTGTCGGCGGCGGCGCGGGACCACGCGGCGGCGATGGCGCGGCAGCGGCGGCTCGACGCGCGGGGGCCGGACGGGATCTCCGTCTTCCAGCGGATCACCGCGGGCGGATACCGCTATCTGCGCCTGGAGCAGCATCTGGTCTCCGGTCCCCGCACCCCGGCCGAGTTCGTGGACTACTGCCTGGGCGGCGAGGCGACCCGTGGTCCGCTGCGCGATGCCACGCTCACCGAGGCGGGCATCGGTCACGCGGTCGATCCGCGCTCCGGCGACTTCTACTGGACGGCGCTGTGGGCGGGGCCCTGCACGGCCGACGGGCTGGCCGCGACCGCGGCCGAGATCGTCGTGCTCACCAACGCGGAGCGGACCGCCGCCGGGCTCAGGCCGCTGGCCGGTGACGCCCGGCTGGCGGTCGCGGCGCAGGACCACTGCGCCGACATGGCCGCGCGCGCCTTCTACGCGCACACCTCGCCCGAGGGGCTCCAGCCGTGGGACCGCGCGGCGGCGGCCGGGGCCGCCCACCGGGGCATCGGCGAGAACATCGCCTGCGGCCAGCGCACCGCGCGCGAGGTGGTCCGGGGCTGGATGGACAGTCCGGGTCACCGGGCCAACATCCTCAAGCCGGACTTCACCCACCTGGGCACGGGTTTCGCGGGCGGCGGCCCGTCCGGCACCTACTGGGCGCAGGTCTTCGGCCAGTCGTGACCGCGCGCCGCGGGCTGACCGGCCGCCGCGCGTGTGCCCGTCACCCCGCCCGCATCGCCGTCACGGTGAAGGTGTCACCGCAGACGACGGGCTTGGACGTACTCAGCGTCATGGCGTCCTTGGAGCCCGGCGGATAGATCTTGATCAGGCTCGGCGCGGCCCAGCAGGACGATCCCTTGATGCCCTTGTTCAGCGTGTGCAGCGTGGTCTGCGCGGCGCCTCCGGGCGCGAGCCTGACGGCGCCCAGCTGTCCGCCCTCGCGGGTGGCCGGCTTGCCGATGGGCGCGCCGTCGCCCGCGAGGAGCGAGACGCCCGGGAAGCCCTGGAGCGTACAGGCGCTCGACGCCTTGTTGACGAGGCGCAGGTCGTAGCGGATGTTTCCGGCGCCCACGTCGGGGGGGCCGAGGCTGATCCCGAGCTGGTCCGCCGTGCACCGCGACGCGGTGGTGGCCTTCGCGCCGCCGCTCGCCGTACCGGCACCCGGTTCGGTGCCGGGGCTGGCCGCCGACTGCGCGGAGGTCCCGGACGAGTCGGGCGCGTCGGAGGCACCGGTCGTGGGGGATTCGGCGCTCGCGGTGGCCGGACTGTCGGAGCCGGCCGCCGCGCCGCCGCCCGACGTGCCACCGGCGCCGCACGCGGCCGTCGCGACGGCGAGCACCGTCGCGGTCACCGCCATCGTGCCCGCGCGCCACGCCCGGCCGGTCCTCGGGGGCCGCCGGGCCGCCCGTGCTGCCGCCGCACGGGTTCCCGGCCGGTCCTGCGCGTGCTGGTCCCGCGCGTGCCGGTCCTGCGCGTCCTGGTCGGTCGTCCTGGGGATCTGGAAGTGATCGGACATACGGTCCACCTGCCCCTCCACGTCGTACGTATACCCGGGCGTACTTATACCCCGATATACGGAGAGCGTCCGCTCTCTCCGGGAAGACGGCATCCGGAGCCGATCCGTGCCCCGGGACGGCGGGCGATTCCGGCGCGGTGGTGTGAGACTTCAGTTGAGGAGTTGATCGCATGGCGAGCGAATCTTCCGGCGCGGCCGAGCGGGAGGACCTCGACGAACGGCTGCTCGAAAAACTGCTGGCCGAGGCGCACACGGCGGCCCCGATGGACCTGCCCGGGGTGGTGAACCGGTGCGCGACCGCCATCGGTCTGGAGAGCGTCGTCATCTATCTCGTCGACATCCAGCAGCGGCATCTGGTGCCGCTCACCCACGGGCTGCCCGTGATCGACCTGGACGCCTCGGTCGCGGGCTGGACCTACCGGACGCTCGATCTGCGGGTCGAGGAGTGCGGCGACGGCGCGCTCACCGCCTGGCTGCCGCTGGTCGACGGGGTGGAACGGCTCGGGATCCTCGGCGTGCGGACGGTCGTGCTGGACCCGGTGAGGCTGCGGCGCAGCCGGATGCTCGCCTCCGTACTGGCCATGGCGATCACCTCGAAGCGCGCGTACAGCGACAGCTTCGCCCGGCACTCGCGCACCGAACCGATGGATCTGCCCGCGGAGATGCTCCGCGCCCTGCTCCCGCCACGGACCATCGGCAGCGAACACGCCGTCTCCACGGCCGTGCTGGAGCCCGCCTACCACATCGGCGGCGACGCCTTCGACCACTCCCTGACCCAGTCGACCCTGCACGCCGCGATCTTCGACGCCATGGGCCACAACCTGGCCTCGGGGCTGACCACCTCGGTGGCCCTGGCGGGCTGCCGCAACGCCCGTCGGGCCGGCGCCGAGCTGCCGGAGCTGGTCGACACGATCGACCAGGCGCTCGGCCGGTGGCTGCCCGACCAGTACTGCACCGGCATCGTCACCCAGTTGGACCTGACGGAGGGGATCTTCCGCTGGTGCAACTGCGGCCATCCGCCGCCGCTGCTGATCCGGGGCCAGCAGGTGGTGGACGCGGCGCTGGAGCGCACTCCGCAGCCGCCGATGGGGCTGCCCGCCCAGTTCGCCACCGAGCCGCGCGCGGCCTACGAGGTGGTGCTGGAACCCGGCGACCGGGTGCTGCTGTACACGGACGGGGTGACGGAGTCCCGGATCGAGGGCGGCACGGAGTTCGGACTCCGCCGCTTCACCGATTCGATCATCCGGGGCGCGGCGGCCGGCGAGCTGGCGCCGGAGGCGCTGCGCCGGATCATCCACTCGGTCCTCGATCTCCAGAAGAACGTGCTGCGCGACGACGCCAGCCTGCTGCTCATCGAGTGGCGCTCGCCCCGGCCCCGGTCCGCGCCTCTCGCCCCCGCCCCCGCCACCAGCAGCGCCAGGGTGATCCGGACGCAGGGGGACACGTAGGGGTACGACGTGTCGCGGACGCGGCGGCAGGAAAGGGTGCCGGTATGTGGGCGCGTCGACACGGCGACGCGCCGGCCGGCCCGCCCCGGGCAGCGCTCGGACACCGGGCCGCAGGACAGACGAGGAGTGCCATGGACCCCATCGTCACCACCGAGTACGGCCGGGTGCGCGGGCGGATGGAGGGCGCCGTCGCCGTCTTCCGCGGCATTCCCTACGCGGCGCCGCCCGTCGGGCCGCACCGGTTCCGCCCGCCGGCCGCCCCGGCGCCCTGGGACGGCGTACGGGAGGCGGCCGTCTTCGGCCCCACCGCGCCCAAGAACCCGTACGCGCCGCCGCTGGACCAGCTGCTGCCGGATCCGGAGGTGGCGGGCGACGGCTGCCTCAACCTCAATGTGTGGACACCCGATCCCGGCGCCGCCGGGCTGCCGGTGATGGTCTGGATCCACGGGGGTTCGCTGCGGTACGGCTCGTCGGCCGTGGAGACGTACGACGGCGCCGCCTTCGCCAGGGACGGTGTGGTGCTGGTCTCGGTCAACTACCGGCTGGGGATCGAGGGCTTCGGGATGTTCCCGGACGCCCCCGCCAACCTGGGGCTGCGCGACCAGCTCGCGGCCCTCGCCTGGGTGCGGCGCAACGTGGCGGCGTTCGGCGGCGATCCGGACCTGGTCACCGTCTTCGGGGAGTCCGCCGGCGCGTTCTCCATAGCCGGGATGCTGGCGTCCCCGTACTCGGCCGGGCTGCTGCGCCGGGCGGTGCTCCAGAGCGGTGTCCCCTCGGCCGTGACCCCGGCGAAGGCCCGCCGCACCACCCGGCGCGTCGCCGCGCGGCTGGGCGTCCCGGCCACCGCCGCCGCGTTCGCCGCCGTGGACCGGGCCCGGCTGTTGCGCGCCCAGGGCGAGGCGGTCAGCGGCAGCCCGCTGGGCGGCGGCGCGGCCTTCGATCTGGTGGTGGACGGCGACGTGCTCCCCGAGGACCCGGCGCGGGCGCTGTCCGAGGGCCGGGCCGGGGACGTGGAGCTACTGCTGGGCACCAACACCGAGGAGTACCGGCTGTGGTTCGTGCCCGGCGGAACCATCGACCGGATCACCCCGCTCACGCTGCGCCTCGCCCTGATCAGATTCGGGGTACGCGGCCGGACAGCCGCCGTCTACCGGGCCAACCGGCCGGGCGCGTCGCCCGGGGAGATCCTCGGCGCGCTCGCCACCGATCTGCTGCTGCGTATGCCGCTCGTCCGGCTCGCCGACGCCCGCCGCGCGGCCCCCGCCGCCACCTATTTCTACGAGTTCGGCTGGCCGTCGCCGGTCGGCGGGCTCGGTGCCTGCCACGGCCTGGAGATCGGCTTCGTCTTCGACACCCTGCGGGTCCCGGCGACCGTACGGCTGACCGGACCGGACGCTCCGGAACGGCTCGCCGACGCCATGCACCGCGCCTGGGTGGACTTCGCCGCCAAGGGCGACCCCGGCTGGCCGGCCTGGGACGGCTCACGCCCCGTCATGACGTACGGCTCCGCGGAGCCTGCCGTGGTACGCGCCCCCCGCGACGACGAGCGGCGCGCCTGGGAGCGCCGTGGGCGGTGAGCCGGTGGCGCGCGGCGGCCCCGGGGCCGGGCACCGCCGCGCGCAACGCAACGTTCGGAGACCGCGCGGAACCCGCGTTCAGAACTCCTCGTGGACCTCGGGGTCCCCGCCGAGCCTGTGGTGCGGACCGGCCGAGATCGTCTCCATCTCGTCCTCGGTCAGCCGGAAGCCGAAGATGTCCAGGTTCTGCCGCTGCCGGGCGGGGTCGGCGGACTTCGGGATCGGTACCGCGCCGAGCTGGGTGTGCCAGCGCAGCACCACCTGGCCCGGGGTGACCCCGTGCGCGGCGGCGATCGCCACGATCTCCGGCTGTTCCAGCAGCCCCCGGCCCCGGCCCAGCGGACTCCAGCTCTCGGTGCGGATGCCCTTGGCGTCGTGCGTGGCGCGCAGCCGCGCCTGCGGGAAGCCCGGGTGCATCTCGATCTGGTTGACCGAGGGCAGCACGCCGGTCTCGTCCTCCAGCCGCGCGAGGTGCTCGGCGGTGAAGTTGGAGACGCCGATGGAGCGCACTAGTCCGTCCTCGCGGAGCTTGATCATCGCCTTCCACGACGCGACGTACTTGTCCACGCGCGGCAGCGGCCAGTGGATGAGGTAGAGGTCGACGTAGTCGAGTCCGAGCCGCGCGCGGGACTCCTCGAACGAGGCGAGGGTCTCCTGGTAGCCCTGGTGGCGACCGGGGAGTTTGGTGGTGACGACGATGTCCTCGCGCGCCACCGCGCTCGCTGCGACGCCGCGTCCTGTGCCCGTCTCGTTGCCGTAGTTCAGCGCGGTGTCGATCAGCCGGTAGCCGAGCGCCAGCGCCCCGGCGACGGCCTTCTCCGTCTCGGTGTCGTCGAGCGGATAGGTGCCGAGGCCGATGGCGGGCAGCGCGCCGCCGTCGTTGAGCGGATGGACCGGAGTGGTGGTCACGGATCTCCTTCTTCCTCTCGCTGTCCGGTCCGACCAGCGTAGAGCGGGGCCGGTCGGCGGGCCCGGCGGGGGCGGCCGGGCCCGGGGCCGGACAGGGCGGTGGCCCCCGTACGGCAATACGGGGGCCACGGCCGGTACGCGGGTGCGGTCAGCGGGTGCGGTACGAGGTCACGTATCCCGGCGCCGGGCTGCCCACGCCCGTCACGTCGTCGTATCCGACGACGGCGGACAGCGAGCTGTCCTGGCCGAGGCTGCGCAGCGAGGTGGCGATCCCGTCCGCGCCGTCGTGACCGTTCACGAAGTCGTTCCGTACGACCGCGAGCCGTCGGCCCGCGCCCAGCGGACGGTCGGTCACGTCGTGGTAGGCCGACGTGCCGTACCGCTGGTAGATGGCGGGGTTGGCGAAGCCGATCGGCAGTCCGCGGCGGGCCTGCTGGGCGAGCGCCTGGACGCCGGCGACGACCGGTGCCGCCAGCGACGTGCCGCCGATGCGGTACTCGTCGTATCCCCGGGTGCCGTCGGGCAGGGTCTGGGTCTGGCCGACGAGGAAGCCGGTGTTCGGGTCGGCGACGGCGGCGATGTCGGGGGTGGTCCGCATCGGGGTACCGCCGTTCGCCCTGGCGAGGGCGTCGGGGACGGTGCCCCGCTGGTAGTACGGCTGCGGGACGGTGGCGCTGGTGCCGCCGCCGGCCCCCGAGGTGTACGCGCCCGGGAAGTCCGTCCAGCCGCGCCCGTCGGCGGAGAGGTTGGCCTTGAGGGTGCCCCAGCCGGTCTCCCACTGGTACGGCTCGTGCTTGCCGACGGCGAGCGAGGTGCCGCCCACGGCGGTCACCCACGCGGAGTTCGCGGGCATGTCGATCTGCTTGGTGCCGGTGGAGGCGACGTTGTCGCCGTCGTCGCCCGAGGAGAAGTAGAAGCCGATCCCCTCGACGGCGCCGAGCTGGAACACCTGGTCGTAGGCGGCGGCGGAGGCCGGGGTCTCGTTGGACTCCAGGTCGCCCCAGGAGTTGGAGACGATGTCGGCGAGGCGGCCGTCGACGATTCCGGAGAGGGAGTCCAGCAGGTCGTCGTCGTAGCAGGAGGCGGCGCCGACGTAGACGATGCCGGCGTCGGGCGCGAGCGCGTGGACGGCTTCGACGTCGAGGGTCTCCTCGCCGTACCAGCCGGAGGCGCCGCACTCCTCGGTGCTGTGGTACTCGGCGGGCAGCACCTGGGACAGCTGGCCCTTGCGGTACGCCTGGTCGCCGTTGCGCCTGGCGTAGGTGGCGGCGTCGCGGGCGATGGTGGGCGAGGCGTACGCGTCGGTGATGGCGACGGTGACGCCCTTGCCGGTGAAGTTCTTCGCGCCGTACGCGGGGCGCAGCTGCTTGCCGGTGTAGCCCTTGACCGCGTAGGGGGCCTTCGTGCCGTACGCCGACGGCAGCTTCGTGCCGGTCCTCGATCCGTAGTACGTCGAGAAGGGACCGGCGTTGCGGAAGACCTCGTCGGGCGGCGGCAGCGTGTCGTCGTGGCGTGCCTTGTGCGGCGCGTTGTCGAGGCCGGTGACGGTGAGGACCGCGCCGTCCAGCGAGTCGGGCACCGAGGGCGTGGTCTCGGGCGCGCGGTAGGTGTGGCCGTCCTTGGCGTAGTTGTGGAGGCGGGTGGAGAACGCCTTCTCCACGGCGGCGGTGCTGCCGCTGACCGTCACGTAGTGCCGGTCGGAGCCGGTCACCTTCAGACCGGCCGAGGTCAGCCAGGAGGTGACGCGGGCCCGCTGGGCGGCCGTGGCGCCGAAGCGGGCCTCGGCCTGGCGCGCGGTCAGATACGCGCCGTACGAGGCGGATCCGGGGTCGGACACCGCCTCGGCGTACCGGGCGAGTCCGGCGGCGTCCCGGCCGGCGAGATGGACGCGGGCGGTGATCCGGCCGGAGCCGGGGGCGCTGCCCCGGTCGGCCTGCCGGGTCGCCCACAGCGGCTTGGTGCCGGCGAGCGTGTCCCGTCCGGCGGGTCCGGTGTCGGCGCCTGCGGACGGTATGCCGAGTGCGAGGGCGCCGACGACCATCGGCAGTGTCGCCGCCCAGGTCAGTCCGGCGCGCAGGCGCGGTCGGCTGGATCTCATGGAACCCCCTGCGGTGTGAGTGAACGGGTGCGGCGGGCCGGGTGGTTGGCAGCCGCACACAAGGGATCACTCTTTCGACCAACCGTTCATCAAGGGGACATGCGTTGGCCAAGGACACTCAAAGACTCGTCATGCCCGGATCAACCGCCCGGAGCCGGTCCGGTCCGCGCGGTCCGCACCCGCCCCGTACCCGCCGCCGCGCCGCTCCGTCCCCGGTCCCGGACGCGCCCGGAGCGGCGAAGCCCCTGTACGGCTCCGCCGCTCCGCCCGCCCCGCCCGCTACCGCGGGTGCAGCGTGCCCGTACGGGCCAGTTCGGCGTACCAGTGCGCACTGGACTTGGGCGTGCGGCGCTGGCTCGCGTAGTCCACGTACACCATCCCGAAGCGCCTGCCGTAGCCGTACGCCCACTCGAAGTTGTCGAGCAGCGACCAGAGGAAGTAGCCCTGGATGTCGGCCCCTTCCTCGATCGCCCGGTGGACGGCCGCGAGGTGGTCGCGGAGATAGGCGATGCGCTCGGGGTCGCGGACCTCGCCGTCGGGTCCCGCGTAGTCGTCGAAGGCCGCGCCGTTCTCGGTGATCATCACGGGCAGCCCGGGGTGCTCCCGCCGTACCCGCGTCAGCAGTTCGTACAGACCGCTCGGGTCGATCGTCCAGCCCATGGCGGTCCTGCTGCCGGGGGTCTGGTGGAAGGCGACCCGGTCGGCGCTCGGCCAGGGGCTGTGCTCACTGGCGCCGTGGCCGTCGGACTGGTGGACGGAGGGGCTCTCGTGGTGGGAGACGAGCGTCGGCGAGTAGTAGTTGACGCCGAGGAAGTCGAGCGGCTGGTGGATGAGTCCGAGGTCGCCGTCCTGGACGAACGACCAGTCGGTGACGGACGCGGTGTCCTCCATGATGTCCGCCGGGTAGGCGCCGTCCAGCATGGGGCCGGTGAAGATCCGGTTGGCCGTGCCGTCGATCCTGCGGACCGCGTCGGCGTCCTCGGCACTCGGCGTCAGCGGCCGCACGTGGTGCAGGTTGAGCGTGACGGAGATCCGCGCTTCGGCGGGCAGCCGCTCGCGCAGCGCCTTGACCGCGAGGCCGTGCCCCAGATTGAGGTGGTGCGCGGCCCGCAGCGAATCGGCGGCGTCGGTGCGGCCCGGGGCGTGGACGCCGGAGCCGTAGCCCAGGAACGCGCTGCACCAGGGCTCGTTGAGCGTCGTCCAGGTCGTGACCCGGTCGCCGAGGGCGTCCGCGACGAGACCGGCGTACTCGGCGAAGCGGTACGCGGTGTCCCGCTCGGGCCAGCCGCCCGCGTCCTCCAGCTCCTGCGGCAGGTCCCAGTGGTAGAGGGTGGCGACGGGCTGGATCCCCTTCTCCAGCAGCCCGTCGGCCAGCCGCCGGTAGAAGTCGAGCCCCTTCACCGAGGCGGGCCCGTTCCCGGTGGGCTGGACGCGGGGCCAGGAGACCGAGAAGCGGTACGCGCCGACGCCGAGGCCGGACATGATCTCGATGTCCTCGGGCCAGCGGTGGTAGTGGTCGGTGGCGATGTCACCGGTGTCGCCGTTGCGCACGCGGCCCGGGGTGTGGGAGTAGACGTCCCAGATGGAAGGGGTACGGCCGTCCTCCTGGGCGGCGCCCTCGATCTGGTAGGCGGCTGTCGCGGTCCCCCACAGGAAGCCGGCGGGGAACGTGAGGGGCGCCGCGGGGTCCGGGACCAGCCCGGGGGTGAGTGCGGCGGTGGAGGTGGAGGTGGCCACAGGGGGTCCTTCCGCAGAGATATGACGGTGTACGGGGAACGGTGGAACGTGGGTGGAGGTGACGGGGGGGGAAAGCCCTGACGGCGGGTCAGCCCTTGACGGCGCCCTGCATGATGCCGCCGACGATCTGACGGCCGAAGACGATGAACATCGCCAGCAGGGGCAGCGTGCCGAGCAGCGCGCCCGCCATGATCACCGACTGGTCACGGACATAGCCCGCGCTGAGCTGGGAGAGAGCCACCGGAATCGTGGGGTTCGTCATGTCCAGCGCGATGAAGGGCCAGAAGAAGTCGTTCCATGCCTGGACGAACGTGATCATGAACAGCACGGCCATCGGCGGCCGGGCGATCGGCAGGACGATGGACCAGAAGATCCGCAGCGAGTGCGCGCCGTCGATCCGCCCCGCCTCGATCAGCTCGTCGGGCAGCGCCTCCTTGAGGTACTGCCGCATGAAGAACACCCCGACCGCGCTGACCAGCGTCGGAAAGATCACGGAGGGCAGCTTCTGCCCCCAGCCGAGGTCCGCCATCATCATG
It encodes the following:
- a CDS encoding aldo/keto reductase; its protein translation is MTTTPVHPLNDGGALPAIGLGTYPLDDTETEKAVAGALALGYRLIDTALNYGNETGTGRGVAASAVAREDIVVTTKLPGRHQGYQETLASFEESRARLGLDYVDLYLIHWPLPRVDKYVASWKAMIKLREDGLVRSIGVSNFTAEHLARLEDETGVLPSVNQIEMHPGFPQARLRATHDAKGIRTESWSPLGRGRGLLEQPEIVAIAAAHGVTPGQVVLRWHTQLGAVPIPKSADPARQRQNLDIFGFRLTEDEMETISAGPHHRLGGDPEVHEEF
- a CDS encoding GH1 family beta-glucosidase — protein: MVPDPAAPLTFPAGFLWGTATAAYQIEGAAQEDGRTPSIWDVYSHTPGRVRNGDTGDIATDHYHRWPEDIEIMSGLGVGAYRFSVSWPRVQPTGNGPASVKGLDFYRRLADGLLEKGIQPVATLYHWDLPQELEDAGGWPERDTAYRFAEYAGLVADALGDRVTTWTTLNEPWCSAFLGYGSGVHAPGRTDAADSLRAAHHLNLGHGLAVKALRERLPAEARISVTLNLHHVRPLTPSAEDADAVRRIDGTANRIFTGPMLDGAYPADIMEDTASVTDWSFVQDGDLGLIHQPLDFLGVNYYSPTLVSHHESPSVHQSDGHGASEHSPWPSADRVAFHQTPGSRTAMGWTIDPSGLYELLTRVRREHPGLPVMITENGAAFDDYAGPDGEVRDPERIAYLRDHLAAVHRAIEEGADIQGYFLWSLLDNFEWAYGYGRRFGMVYVDYASQRRTPKSSAHWYAELARTGTLHPR
- a CDS encoding carboxylesterase/lipase family protein, with product MDPIVTTEYGRVRGRMEGAVAVFRGIPYAAPPVGPHRFRPPAAPAPWDGVREAAVFGPTAPKNPYAPPLDQLLPDPEVAGDGCLNLNVWTPDPGAAGLPVMVWIHGGSLRYGSSAVETYDGAAFARDGVVLVSVNYRLGIEGFGMFPDAPANLGLRDQLAALAWVRRNVAAFGGDPDLVTVFGESAGAFSIAGMLASPYSAGLLRRAVLQSGVPSAVTPAKARRTTRRVAARLGVPATAAAFAAVDRARLLRAQGEAVSGSPLGGGAAFDLVVDGDVLPEDPARALSEGRAGDVELLLGTNTEEYRLWFVPGGTIDRITPLTLRLALIRFGVRGRTAAVYRANRPGASPGEILGALATDLLLRMPLVRLADARRAAPAATYFYEFGWPSPVGGLGACHGLEIGFVFDTLRVPATVRLTGPDAPERLADAMHRAWVDFAAKGDPGWPAWDGSRPVMTYGSAEPAVVRAPRDDERRAWERRGR
- a CDS encoding S53 family peptidase, with the translated sequence MRSSRPRLRAGLTWAATLPMVVGALALGIPSAGADTGPAGRDTLAGTKPLWATRQADRGSAPGSGRITARVHLAGRDAAGLARYAEAVSDPGSASYGAYLTARQAEARFGATAAQRARVTSWLTSAGLKVTGSDRHYVTVSGSTAAVEKAFSTRLHNYAKDGHTYRAPETTPSVPDSLDGAVLTVTGLDNAPHKARHDDTLPPPDEVFRNAGPFSTYYGSRTGTKLPSAYGTKAPYAVKGYTGKQLRPAYGAKNFTGKGVTVAITDAYASPTIARDAATYARRNGDQAYRKGQLSQVLPAEYHSTEECGASGWYGEETLDVEAVHALAPDAGIVYVGAASCYDDDLLDSLSGIVDGRLADIVSNSWGDLESNETPASAAAYDQVFQLGAVEGIGFYFSSGDDGDNVASTGTKQIDMPANSAWVTAVGGTSLAVGKHEPYQWETGWGTLKANLSADGRGWTDFPGAYTSGAGGGTSATVPQPYYQRGTVPDALARANGGTPMRTTPDIAAVADPNTGFLVGQTQTLPDGTRGYDEYRIGGTSLAAPVVAGVQALAQQARRGLPIGFANPAIYQRYGTSAYHDVTDRPLGAGRRLAVVRNDFVNGHDGADGIATSLRSLGQDSSLSAVVGYDDVTGVGSPAPGYVTSYRTR